Sequence from the Gloeocapsopsis dulcis genome:
GGGGTTATTCCTTGGTAGACTTTCTTTGCTCGCTCGATATCTCCATGAAAGCGAACTTGACTAAACTCGGTTTCCACCATACCAGGATCTACCGAAGTGACACGTACAGGAGTAGCGAGTAAATCCATCTTTAAACCTTCCGAGAGTGCTCTTACCGCTGCTTTGGTAGCACAATAGACGTTGCCACCTGGATAAGTTTGATGTCCAGCAATTGAACCAATATTGATGATATGTCCTCGTTCGCGATGAACCATTCCTGGTACAAGGAAGCGTGTCATGTAGAGCAAACCCTTGATGTTAGTATCAATCATCTCCTCCCAATCTTGAATGTTGGCTTCATAAAGCTTGTCTAAACCTCGGCTTAAGCCTGCGTTGTTAATCAAAATATCAACATTTGTCCAAGACTCAGGAAGAGATTTCAGGGCTGATTCTACTGAGAAGCGATCGCACACATCTAATGACAAGCAATGAACCTGAGTAGTATGCTTGAGTTCATTAGCTAGTTCCTCTAAGCGCTCTAAACGACGGGCTACAAGTATCAATTTTGCTTTTCCTTGAGCAAAAGCTTTAGCACAAGCTGCCCCAATTCCACTACTTGCTCCTGTAATCAGAACAATTTTGTCTTGAATTGAAGCCATATTATGTCAGTTCCATGTTGTAGTAACTAAAGACACCCTTTGACTAAAGTCAGGGCTACATAAGCAAAGTGTACCTTCGTACACTAGTACAAAAAAAATTTTAATAAATCCACGGAGGTGGACTTTGTTTGTTTAGCTGCGAATTTATTTGCCAAGCTAAGCGACAAACTGATTTTGACCGATATAAACTTGCTGTACGTATTCTATGTCTAAATCGCACAAGTAATCTACAACCCAGTTAGCTTGACGTTGCAACATATGAAATGGATAAGTATTGGCAACTCCCACGACAGGAATTCTAGCGCGTTTAGCTGCGGTGATTCCCGCTGGGGTATCTTCAATCGCGAGACATTCTGTTGGCTGTAAGTTTAAATCGGGTTCTAGTTCGTTTAGTCTTTCTATGGCGAGGAGATAACCATCTGGTTCGGGTTTACTTGTAGTAATATCATCGCCTGCAACGATCGCACAGAAGTATTCAGTTAAAGCAAGACGATCTAAGACAAGTTCTACTTCAGAACGTAATGCGCCACTGACAATTGCTAATTTGAGATGCTGCGATCGCACTTGAAAAATGAGATCTTCTAATCCTGGATAGGTTGGCAACTTTTCTAGTTTTGCTAGTTCCTGCTGATATGCTTCGGCTTTCTGTTTAATAATTCGAGTTAAATATTCATCGCTGACAACCCGACCTCGACGCTGTAATAATTCTCTAATACAAGCGCGATCGCTACGTCCTAAGCAGACTTGGCGATACTCTCCTAGCTTAGGGCGCAGATTTTCTGCAATTAAGACTTGATCGATGAGTTGCTGGTGAATTGGTTCATCATTAATAATCACACCATTGAAGTCAAACAAAATCGCTTTTAACGTCATACTGTACTGCCTCAATTAAGCTGGGGAAGGCATCCAACCTTCAAGCGGAATATCTTCAGTGCGATTGCTAACTCTTGCTTTCTGTGTGAGGGGTTTCACCCCGCGAGTGACTTGATGAATGAACCATAGATCTTTTGTCTGCACAGCCCCAAACCCTGCTGCACCCATCCAAGCGTCAACACTTTCTGCTGCAAAATCACGGATGTAGGGTTCTTCAAATACATTATTAAGCCAATCAAGTTGACGGAGTGTTTTTTGATTTCCGTCGAGAATTAACA
This genomic interval carries:
- a CDS encoding HAD family hydrolase, coding for MTLKAILFDFNGVIINDEPIHQQLIDQVLIAENLRPKLGEYRQVCLGRSDRACIRELLQRRGRVVSDEYLTRIIKQKAEAYQQELAKLEKLPTYPGLEDLIFQVRSQHLKLAIVSGALRSEVELVLDRLALTEYFCAIVAGDDITTSKPEPDGYLLAIERLNELEPDLNLQPTECLAIEDTPAGITAAKRARIPVVGVANTYPFHMLQRQANWVVDYLCDLDIEYVQQVYIGQNQFVA
- a CDS encoding SDR family oxidoreductase is translated as MASIQDKIVLITGASSGIGAACAKAFAQGKAKLILVARRLERLEELANELKHTTQVHCLSLDVCDRFSVESALKSLPESWTNVDILINNAGLSRGLDKLYEANIQDWEEMIDTNIKGLLYMTRFLVPGMVHRERGHIINIGSIAGHQTYPGGNVYCATKAAVRALSEGLKMDLLATPVRVTSVDPGMVETEFSQVRFHGDIERAKKVYQGITPLTAEDIADIVFFCASRPPHVNISELVVLTTDQSSATLVHRRS